From a region of the Synechococcus sp. UW69 genome:
- a CDS encoding TIGR03643 family protein → MTRLPSEDLDRIIEMAWEDRTPFEAIEFQFGLSEPQVIALMRQQMKASSFKLWRKRVSGRKTKHAATSSSDRFRASCHK, encoded by the coding sequence GTGACAAGGCTCCCCAGCGAGGATCTCGATCGGATCATTGAAATGGCCTGGGAAGACCGCACTCCCTTCGAGGCGATTGAATTTCAATTCGGACTCTCCGAGCCGCAGGTGATCGCGCTGATGCGGCAACAAATGAAAGCGTCGTCGTTCAAGCTTTGGCGCAAGCGTGTGAGCGGACGCAAGACCAAACACGCCGCCACCAGCAGCTCCGACCGGTTCCGGGCGAGTTGCCACAAGTGA
- a CDS encoding glucose-6-phosphate isomerase yields MSFPDFSASDAQIQWQRFCDLSWYHDDLGVWLDISRMHVNAADLQQLQPRMDKAFTAMQELEAGAIANPDEQRQVGHYWLRTPELAPSSELQQHISREIELIAAFGRDVINGTIKAPNGEAFTDVLWIGIGGSGLGPALMIRALQNPGQGLPFHFFDNVDPNGMSNVLAGLDGRLDRTLVVTVSKSGGTPEPHLGLEQARHRLEAAGGQWAGQAVAVTMLNSKLDQQAQSEAWLKRFDMFDWVGGRTSITSAVGLLPGALIGCDIRDFLAGASQMDAATREADLRRNPAALMAASWFVAGGGRGQRDMVVLPYRDRLEVFSRYLQQLVMESLGKRLDRNGEVVHQGIAVYGNKGSTDQHAYVQQLRDGVDNFFATFIEVLEDVSDIPVIGGECPGDFLDGFLQGTRSALTEGGRQSMTISMRCFDARRLGSLIALFERAVGLYGELVNINAYHQPGVEAGKKAAAAILDLQGRVEAILADGVARSADEIRLVLGDGTDESIFWILRHLTSNKRGFNAQGDWGKPASMRFSKN; encoded by the coding sequence ATGAGCTTCCCGGATTTCAGCGCTTCCGACGCTCAGATTCAATGGCAGCGTTTCTGTGATCTCAGCTGGTACCACGATGATCTTGGGGTCTGGTTGGACATCAGCCGGATGCACGTCAACGCCGCAGACCTGCAGCAGTTGCAGCCGCGGATGGACAAGGCCTTCACCGCGATGCAGGAGTTGGAAGCCGGAGCGATTGCCAATCCGGATGAACAGCGTCAGGTGGGTCACTACTGGCTGCGCACTCCCGAACTCGCTCCAAGCTCAGAGCTGCAGCAGCACATCTCCAGGGAAATCGAGTTGATCGCCGCCTTCGGGCGCGATGTGATCAACGGAACGATCAAGGCTCCCAACGGTGAAGCTTTCACCGATGTGCTCTGGATCGGCATTGGCGGCAGCGGTCTGGGTCCGGCATTGATGATTCGAGCTCTGCAGAACCCCGGTCAGGGACTTCCCTTCCACTTCTTCGACAACGTTGACCCCAACGGGATGAGCAACGTCCTGGCAGGTCTTGATGGTCGCTTGGATCGCACGCTGGTGGTGACTGTGAGCAAGTCGGGAGGCACCCCCGAACCGCATCTCGGCTTGGAGCAGGCTCGCCATCGGCTTGAAGCGGCTGGAGGCCAGTGGGCTGGTCAGGCTGTCGCTGTGACGATGCTGAACAGCAAGTTGGATCAGCAAGCTCAGTCCGAGGCTTGGCTCAAACGATTCGACATGTTCGATTGGGTTGGTGGCCGCACCAGCATCACCAGTGCCGTTGGCCTGCTGCCTGGGGCCCTGATCGGTTGCGACATCCGCGACTTTCTCGCTGGCGCCTCTCAGATGGATGCCGCCACCCGCGAGGCGGATCTGCGTCGGAATCCGGCTGCCCTGATGGCGGCCTCCTGGTTTGTCGCCGGCGGCGGTCGGGGTCAGCGCGACATGGTCGTTCTGCCTTATCGCGATCGACTGGAGGTGTTCAGCCGTTACCTCCAGCAGCTGGTGATGGAATCCCTGGGCAAGCGCCTCGATCGCAACGGTGAGGTGGTGCACCAGGGCATTGCTGTTTACGGCAACAAGGGCTCCACCGATCAGCACGCCTACGTGCAACAACTTCGTGATGGTGTCGACAACTTCTTCGCCACCTTCATCGAGGTTCTGGAGGATGTCAGCGACATCCCCGTGATTGGTGGCGAATGCCCCGGCGACTTCCTTGACGGATTCCTACAGGGCACCCGCTCAGCCCTCACTGAGGGTGGGCGCCAGAGCATGACGATCAGCATGCGGTGTTTTGATGCCCGGCGCCTTGGTTCCTTGATTGCCTTGTTCGAGCGCGCCGTTGGCCTGTACGGCGAACTCGTCAACATCAATGCCTACCACCAGCCCGGCGTTGAGGCAGGCAAAAAAGCAGCGGCGGCGATTCTCGACCTGCAAGGCCGTGTGGAAGCGATCTTGGCCGACGGTGTGGCCCGTTCCGCCGACGAGATCCGCCTGGTCCTCGGGGATGGCACCGATGAATCCATTTTCTGGATCCTGCGTCATCTCACCAGCAACAAGCGGGGTTTCAATGCTCAGGGGGACTGGGGCAAACCAGCTTCCATGCGGTTCAGCAAGAACTGA
- a CDS encoding helicase DnaB — MAEPLRLTTALLATAASFCLIGQWAQPVTDRENQVPVVVEDRLEPTDFSPEELKLLQRRFGVHGPQTQLAQLFTNSVDQLKPLRSSTLNRLRKLKPVILREATAHQVNPMLITAVLFDEIQHSKPGESLPFIAHSGLVKTHGLAQLGIAELIHQNRLPANPTQEEITWARKQLLDPEMNITFLAAKFQRLKLALGLPESLMLQASRSYLDAKAIATLTYLHNGKLDYPARVLGYMQDPELHGLIYGGRQPNPDITV; from the coding sequence ATGGCTGAGCCACTGCGATTAACGACTGCGCTTCTGGCGACAGCAGCAAGCTTTTGCTTGATCGGACAGTGGGCACAACCTGTCACTGATCGCGAGAATCAGGTGCCTGTGGTTGTCGAGGACAGACTTGAGCCAACAGACTTTTCACCGGAAGAACTGAAGCTGCTGCAACGGCGCTTCGGTGTGCATGGCCCCCAGACACAGCTTGCCCAGCTGTTCACAAACAGCGTCGATCAGCTCAAACCGCTGCGCTCATCAACCTTGAATCGCCTGCGGAAGCTGAAACCGGTGATCCTGCGCGAAGCAACGGCGCATCAGGTGAATCCGATGTTGATCACGGCCGTTCTCTTCGACGAGATCCAGCACTCCAAGCCAGGGGAGAGCCTCCCCTTCATCGCCCACTCCGGCCTGGTGAAGACCCATGGTCTTGCGCAGCTCGGCATTGCTGAGCTCATTCATCAGAACCGGCTTCCAGCGAACCCGACGCAGGAGGAAATCACCTGGGCCCGCAAACAGCTGCTGGATCCCGAGATGAACATCACTTTCTTGGCGGCGAAGTTCCAACGGCTGAAGCTTGCCCTTGGCCTGCCGGAGAGCTTGATGCTGCAGGCGAGTCGCTCGTATCTGGATGCCAAGGCAATCGCCACCCTCACCTATCTCCACAACGGAAAGCTGGATTACCCCGCTCGGGTGCTGGGCTACATGCAAGACCCTGAGCTGCACGGATTAATTTACGGCGGCCGCCAACCCAACCCAGACATCACGGTTTAG
- a CDS encoding N-acetylmuramoyl-L-alanine amidase, whose translation MVRDRLSRYWSGLRSRVQEHRGLSITAAAAGSLALGLVGWVLVDQGGLSHAGVRPSLMELLDQVGRERGRQLEENPSSSVPLPPKSRSWRSPLARQCSDVDTALRSRLNQLDARSSSWRAFVKIDPTNFGERYDQDAFGRRIDATPRVVVLHETVYSLGSALNTFMTPHPRDEDQVSYHTLVGQDGRVLDLVDPLSRAYGAGFSAFLGEWAITNKKLKGSVNNFALHLSLETPPSGANANGTHAGYTTQQYDALALVLSGWIRSFNLPPAAITTHRHVDLGGERGDPRSFDWSKLQVRLAALGDLCVT comes from the coding sequence ATGGTTCGAGATCGTTTAAGTCGTTATTGGAGCGGTCTTCGGAGTCGCGTTCAGGAGCATCGGGGTCTCTCGATTACTGCAGCAGCAGCAGGGTCGTTGGCTCTGGGCCTGGTGGGCTGGGTGTTGGTGGATCAAGGTGGGCTGTCCCATGCAGGGGTTCGCCCGTCCCTGATGGAGCTGCTCGACCAGGTGGGGAGGGAACGCGGTCGCCAATTGGAAGAGAACCCCTCCTCCTCGGTGCCTTTACCGCCGAAGTCGCGCTCGTGGCGCTCTCCATTGGCTCGCCAATGCTCAGATGTCGACACCGCGCTGCGGTCCCGTCTGAACCAGCTCGATGCCCGGTCAAGCTCCTGGCGTGCATTCGTGAAGATCGATCCCACCAATTTCGGTGAGCGCTACGACCAAGACGCGTTCGGTCGTCGGATTGATGCCACTCCCAGGGTGGTGGTGCTGCACGAGACGGTGTATTCACTCGGTTCCGCCTTGAACACCTTCATGACTCCCCACCCGCGGGATGAAGATCAGGTGAGCTACCACACGCTTGTGGGGCAGGACGGGCGTGTTCTGGATCTGGTGGACCCGTTAAGTCGCGCCTATGGCGCCGGTTTTTCAGCTTTTCTGGGTGAGTGGGCGATCACCAATAAGAAGCTCAAGGGCTCTGTGAACAACTTCGCGTTGCACCTAAGCCTGGAAACACCGCCGTCGGGGGCGAACGCCAATGGCACCCATGCCGGCTATACGACCCAGCAATACGACGCGTTGGCTTTGGTGTTGTCGGGTTGGATCCGTTCTTTCAATCTCCCTCCAGCGGCGATCACGACCCATCGCCATGTGGATCTGGGCGGAGAACGGGGTGATCCACGCAGCTTCGATTGGTCGAAACTTCAGGTGCGGCTGGCGGCTCTTGGCGACCTCTGCGTGACCTGA
- a CDS encoding autotransporter outer membrane beta-barrel domain-containing protein — translation MNKFKLTAIAAFYLSAAHLLPAHSSDGSDAAELCNTNCKISYLDALWRCQQDISGNDPEYCKQTVTKRFQVCKEGCPTGISCDDATLDDVEKLGDKEPGDLADEGKIRPVFEGGMLTALGNESSELDFKVHQHNKNPVLDDLKEAGKIDTKGGSRINNNGYHWSFSGNFSNGWQMDTPSFLAFIGKGITEMSGNNTYKGKTVVKEGTLRLGSPTGIPNQSETTIESDVDKGTFGTLDLNDLEDVSINTLTLAGGTLQKSGDGEASLARGFSLTSDSTIDVSKQGASLSIDGAITGSAGFTKIGDGVLELTAQNSYKGETVVAGGTLRLGSPTDIPYQSPTTVESDVDKGTFGTLDLNDLEDVSINTLTLAGGTLQKSGDGEASLARGFSLTSDSTIDVSKQGASLSIDGAITGSAGFTKIGAGVLELTAENNYTGNTIISGGQLTVKEGGSLSDETRVVVKKDAYYNVYSSDTVGSIAGAGNIEIAKFETLSAGKFDSEFSGEIYGDDGNFSKVGGGTTIFSGKNSYKGETAVKEGTLRLGSPTGIPNISSTRVDSGATLDLNDQQDISIDSLTLKSGTLQNSGDGKASLAKGFSLASDSTIDVSKQGASLSIDGAITGSAGFNKIGAGVLELTAENSYKGETVVAGGTLKLGSATGIPKGSKTTIEKDGTLDLNGQKDVEITSLTLDRGTLRSSSRRGHTTSELTSDLTLKGNAEIHVAADSFLSIKGNVQGGGGFRKTGKSNLSLMGENTYSGDTHIQEGALVVGGQLSDKNRVIVDLGGRYVVDTTDEIGSIEGSGGITLGQGGKAIILTAGSLNTDTTWSGTMERPAGGFTKVGYGTTTFSGVNIYRGPTTIEDGVLALANAQGIDQESETFVKGRGRLDLASNSIGRGEFKINRLDITEGGQVFISPVQPLVSQSIELNAYEADAVLPGGIATVLNRKNNPPIRVSDEFEFESGSLVVGIPQELQNIDLDDDGKAVYEIIAGNVDGAEKLAKNTFIVVQGQKGGGAYKFEGLGEENAVTGMGAVYEGYLEEGSLDLVVQVNDNLECLLDPDSCKEEGTEKPPVIPPFQPPTCEGDDCSVGNELPIVDGDGDGLPDVIDPEPEKPCEGDECDVSNELPDTDGDGEPDAIDEDDDNDGIPDENDPDADGDGELDALPGCEVGDDLCDVISDIPGDEDEAWDEEEEVAGEIIDALLDGLENEEIDLPLSFDFGQLSRLVGSGLAPRNVDAAGRGLALHNNLLVDTLFDRQPLRQFEELVAEEVVEESVVEDEAVMEEAAPVQPLWLKADELSDGEAAEYVEGAVEGVEVAEVEVDDAAGNGDAAVAIEVEEGAVVVEFDGVSLVDLNDDELDLAKRDGVSAWVKGFGGNSRADESSILYNDYDLSAYGTSFGVDVALSETFQIGAYANYGDLNVNQHSGETGGGSWNPEGWGGGLTAQYSTRHFYVQGLLGASEFSGEQSRNILRINEDLGGNTAKGDKSVTSYLGALRIGAPFKTGGVVLEPQGQVVWTRNHEQGFSESHGTEKNLRLKYKSRTTNFAETELGMKLSVPIRTGERGLLVPSLRAAWLADWNQANEGQEIGYKFTNKTVNFDSQLGTENGALLEAGLDYTVQNVNGISVKLYGRGGMEFWASDRGTTWRASGGVTFQF, via the coding sequence ATGAATAAGTTCAAGCTCACTGCCATCGCCGCGTTTTACTTGTCGGCAGCCCATTTGCTTCCCGCGCACTCCTCGGATGGGTCTGATGCTGCGGAATTGTGCAATACCAACTGCAAAATAAGTTATCTAGATGCCTTGTGGAGGTGTCAGCAGGACATTAGTGGGAACGATCCAGAATACTGCAAGCAAACGGTCACAAAACGCTTTCAAGTCTGTAAGGAGGGTTGCCCCACAGGCATTAGTTGTGATGATGCCACGCTCGATGACGTTGAAAAATTAGGGGATAAAGAACCAGGGGATCTTGCTGACGAGGGAAAGATAAGACCCGTGTTTGAAGGGGGGATGTTGACTGCCCTGGGCAACGAGTCCAGCGAACTTGATTTTAAGGTTCATCAACACAATAAAAACCCTGTTTTAGACGATTTGAAAGAAGCTGGGAAAATCGATACCAAAGGAGGAAGTAGAATTAATAACAATGGCTATCATTGGAGTTTCTCTGGCAATTTCTCGAATGGTTGGCAGATGGATACGCCATCGTTCTTGGCTTTTATAGGTAAGGGCATCACTGAGATGTCGGGCAACAATACCTATAAGGGGAAGACAGTCGTTAAAGAAGGGACTTTAAGGCTTGGTTCTCCTACGGGCATCCCAAATCAATCCGAAACAACAATTGAATCCGACGTTGATAAAGGGACTTTTGGAACGCTTGATCTCAACGATCTTGAAGATGTCAGTATCAATACGCTGACGCTCGCTGGCGGAACGCTTCAGAAAAGTGGTGATGGCGAGGCGAGCCTTGCGCGGGGATTTAGTTTGACATCAGATAGCACGATCGATGTTTCAAAACAAGGCGCATCCTTGTCGATTGATGGTGCGATCACGGGCAGCGCTGGCTTCACCAAGATTGGTGATGGTGTCCTTGAGTTAACAGCTCAAAATTCCTACAAGGGGGAGACAGTCGTTGCGGGAGGGACTTTAAGGCTTGGTTCTCCTACGGATATCCCATATCAATCCCCAACAACAGTTGAATCCGACGTTGATAAAGGGACTTTTGGAACGCTTGATCTCAACGATCTTGAAGATGTCAGTATCAATACGCTGACGCTCGCTGGCGGAACGCTTCAGAAAAGTGGTGATGGCGAGGCGAGCCTTGCGCGGGGATTTAGTTTGACATCAGATAGCACGATCGATGTTTCAAAACAAGGCGCATCCTTGTCGATTGATGGCGCGATCACGGGCAGCGCTGGCTTCACCAAGATTGGCGCTGGTGTTCTTGAGTTAACAGCTGAAAATAACTATACAGGTAACACGATCATCAGCGGTGGCCAATTAACTGTCAAAGAAGGAGGAAGCTTAAGCGACGAAACGAGGGTCGTTGTCAAAAAAGATGCTTACTACAATGTCTATTCATCAGACACTGTTGGCTCGATTGCAGGGGCTGGAAATATAGAGATTGCTAAATTCGAGACTTTGAGTGCAGGTAAGTTTGATTCTGAGTTTTCGGGAGAAATCTATGGCGATGATGGTAATTTCAGCAAGGTTGGGGGTGGTACGACAATCTTCTCTGGAAAAAATTCCTACAAGGGGGAGACAGCCGTTAAGGAAGGGACTTTAAGGCTTGGTTCTCCTACGGGCATCCCAAATATATCCTCAACAAGGGTTGACTCCGGTGCAACGCTTGATCTCAATGATCAACAAGATATCAGCATCGATTCGCTAACGCTTAAAAGCGGAACGCTTCAGAACAGTGGAGATGGCAAGGCGAGCCTTGCGAAGGGATTTAGTTTGGCTTCAGATAGCACGATCGATGTTTCAAAACAAGGCGCATCCTTGTCGATTGATGGTGCGATCACGGGCAGCGCTGGCTTCAACAAGATTGGCGCTGGTGTTCTTGAGTTAACAGCTGAAAATTCCTACAAGGGGGAGACAGTCGTTGCGGGAGGCACTTTGAAACTTGGCTCAGCTACGGGCATTCCAAAAGGCTCTAAGACAACGATTGAGAAAGACGGAACTCTGGATCTGAATGGTCAGAAAGATGTTGAGATTACTTCTTTGACCCTTGATCGTGGCACCCTTCGAAGTTCTTCTCGTCGAGGTCATACGACTTCTGAGTTAACTTCCGATTTGACATTAAAGGGGAATGCCGAAATTCATGTTGCTGCTGATAGCTTTCTATCGATTAAAGGGAATGTTCAGGGTGGCGGTGGTTTTAGAAAGACTGGTAAATCGAATCTAAGTCTGATGGGTGAAAATACATATTCTGGTGATACGCATATTCAAGAGGGTGCACTAGTTGTGGGTGGTCAGCTTTCTGATAAAAACCGAGTTATCGTTGATCTTGGTGGCAGGTATGTAGTTGACACCACTGATGAGATTGGGTCAATCGAAGGTTCAGGTGGAATTACCCTTGGCCAAGGAGGTAAGGCAATTATTCTCACTGCGGGGAGCTTGAATACAGATACAACTTGGTCTGGAACGATGGAGCGGCCAGCTGGTGGCTTCACGAAAGTTGGATATGGTACAACCACTTTCTCAGGTGTTAATATATACAGGGGGCCAACAACCATCGAAGATGGTGTCTTGGCCCTCGCCAATGCTCAAGGCATTGATCAGGAATCAGAAACGTTCGTGAAGGGAAGGGGTCGATTGGATCTGGCGTCCAATTCGATTGGCCGCGGTGAGTTCAAAATTAATCGCCTGGATATTACGGAAGGTGGCCAGGTATTTATCAGTCCGGTGCAGCCTCTTGTTTCACAAAGTATTGAACTGAATGCATATGAAGCTGATGCCGTTTTACCTGGCGGTATTGCAACGGTTCTGAATCGGAAAAATAATCCACCGATTCGTGTTTCTGACGAATTTGAGTTTGAAAGTGGCAGCTTGGTGGTTGGTATTCCACAGGAGCTTCAAAATATTGATCTTGATGATGATGGCAAGGCGGTGTATGAAATTATTGCCGGCAACGTTGATGGTGCAGAGAAGTTAGCGAAGAACACGTTTATCGTTGTTCAAGGTCAGAAAGGTGGTGGGGCTTACAAGTTTGAGGGCTTGGGTGAAGAAAATGCAGTCACTGGCATGGGTGCTGTGTATGAGGGTTATTTAGAAGAAGGTTCCCTCGATCTCGTCGTTCAAGTCAACGATAATTTGGAGTGTTTGCTTGATCCAGACAGTTGCAAGGAGGAAGGCACAGAGAAGCCTCCCGTGATTCCCCCGTTCCAGCCTCCAACGTGTGAGGGCGATGACTGCTCAGTCGGCAATGAGTTGCCGATTGTGGATGGCGATGGCGATGGCTTGCCGGATGTGATTGATCCGGAGCCTGAGAAGCCTTGTGAAGGTGATGAGTGTGATGTGAGCAATGAGCTGCCGGATACCGATGGAGATGGAGAGCCCGATGCCATCGATGAGGATGACGACAACGACGGTATTCCTGATGAGAATGATCCCGATGCTGATGGCGACGGCGAATTGGATGCTCTCCCCGGTTGTGAGGTGGGAGATGATTTGTGTGATGTGATCAGCGACATCCCCGGCGATGAAGATGAAGCTTGGGACGAGGAAGAAGAGGTGGCAGGGGAGATCATTGATGCCCTGCTTGATGGTTTGGAGAATGAAGAAATTGACCTGCCCTTGAGCTTTGATTTTGGTCAGTTGTCTCGGTTGGTGGGCAGTGGTTTGGCGCCGCGGAATGTGGATGCCGCGGGTCGTGGTTTAGCGCTGCATAACAACCTGCTGGTGGACACGTTGTTTGATCGCCAGCCGTTGCGTCAGTTCGAGGAACTGGTGGCAGAAGAGGTTGTTGAGGAGAGCGTTGTGGAAGACGAGGCTGTGATGGAGGAGGCAGCTCCTGTTCAACCGTTGTGGCTGAAGGCTGATGAGCTCAGTGATGGAGAAGCGGCTGAGTATGTGGAAGGTGCTGTTGAAGGCGTTGAGGTTGCAGAGGTTGAGGTTGATGATGCTGCGGGCAATGGTGATGCTGCTGTTGCGATCGAGGTTGAGGAAGGCGCCGTTGTTGTTGAGTTCGATGGCGTCAGCCTTGTTGATCTGAACGATGACGAGCTGGATCTGGCCAAGCGTGATGGCGTCAGCGCCTGGGTGAAGGGATTTGGCGGTAACAGCCGCGCTGATGAGTCGTCGATTTTGTACAACGACTACGACTTGAGCGCCTACGGCACCAGCTTTGGTGTGGATGTGGCGCTGAGCGAGACGTTCCAGATCGGAGCGTATGCCAATTACGGCGATCTGAATGTGAACCAGCACAGCGGGGAGACTGGCGGCGGCAGCTGGAACCCTGAGGGCTGGGGCGGCGGCTTAACGGCCCAGTACTCCACCCGACATTTCTATGTGCAGGGCCTGCTGGGGGCGAGTGAATTCAGCGGTGAACAGTCCCGCAACATCCTGAGGATCAACGAGGATCTGGGCGGGAATACTGCGAAGGGTGACAAGAGCGTCACCAGCTATCTGGGAGCACTGCGGATCGGTGCCCCGTTCAAGACCGGTGGCGTGGTGCTGGAACCCCAGGGCCAGGTGGTGTGGACCCGCAACCACGAGCAAGGTTTCTCGGAAAGCCATGGAACGGAGAAGAACCTGCGGCTGAAGTACAAGAGCCGCACGACCAACTTCGCTGAGACGGAGTTGGGGATGAAACTGTCGGTGCCGATCCGCACCGGTGAGCGGGGACTGCTGGTGCCGAGCCTGCGGGCAGCCTGGCTGGCGGATTGGAACCAGGCGAATGAGGGCCAGGAGATTGGCTACAAGTTCACCAACAAGACGGTGAATTTCGACTCCCAGCTGGGCACCGAAAACGGAGCGTTGCTTGAGGCTGGTCTGGATTACACGGTGCAGAACGTCAACGGCATCTCGGTGAAGTTGTACGGGCGGGGTGGCATGGAGTTCTGGGCGAGCGACCGGGGCACGACATGGCGCGCGAGCGGCGGTGTGACCTTCCAGTTCTGA